In the Dioscorea cayenensis subsp. rotundata cultivar TDr96_F1 chromosome 12, TDr96_F1_v2_PseudoChromosome.rev07_lg8_w22 25.fasta, whole genome shotgun sequence genome, one interval contains:
- the LOC120273703 gene encoding protein BREAST CANCER SUSCEPTIBILITY 2 homolog B-like yields the protein MADLFLKVSAELREGGGGGCANGAPIFRTASGKSVSVRQSSIRKAESVLGETGIPDRGALMDQNSSVCDGGFPKFCTGSGKSVTVRQSSIRKAAVVLEGAPMVQNSDVCDAGFPMFRTGLGKSVTVRQSSIRKAAAVLEGENLDIDEILKPSECGYNNNSAPIFQNGLGKSILLKQSSIKKAMSVLKNVGSFETDLGLENRINDSCSFSNSLFQTGSGKTVNISSVGLLRAATLLGVEENHASSYGFASDMISFNSGEPKSENVDPEVLVDENLRANANNGPEVCKKSDSAKPTIKFHTAGGRYISVSTDALQRAKSLLGDANFGGLQDDMEGNKPLNTFLKDDKAFDNISWNKENLTFASFFPNAEICKTNRRMSPGVQPFSSHKPGVVAFDGVHACEHVTKMLETKSIDGPPLRKLESISIRRSSILDDAFGTITASRTNGESLADISNTTGTEHTSRNCRTSERKRLRRRSSISPFKRPRNSSFTTPLKCNSSAHASGPSVRLPSKDCSCRKGISTRYPVQFKRKTIKDFFGRPPFHTNLTGHLPDEVKHISADTAEKYRFHDAFSLGEIGPREFHAMLLQSGASSSRLTKEWVANHYKWIVWKLASLERCYPAQANGKYLTVSNVLDELKYRYEREVNYGHRSAIKKILDGDASAASEVVLCISSIQSYSDSHNCKMDEIAEPHDILKLGSSDAPESYHAAKIELSDGWYALDAQLDTSLVKQLIHGKLFVGQKLRIVGAHLCGWVAPISPLEVHRTVSLVLSINGTYRAHWADHLGFCKGIGAPLAFSCIKSAGGKVPRTLVGITRIYPVLYKERLQDGGSLVRSERMEKEVLRLYDQRRSSIVEDVVSKHQDFIVNCDDSEEGAKIFKILQTAAEPEVLMADMTSEQLSSFTEYQAKHEANRQSEIHKKIEKALEDAGLGAREVTPFMRVRVVGLTSKGSSKKVRPKEGLVTIWNPTEKQKQDLVEGQIYCVRGLMPLHSVSEVIYLQGRGSSTLWELLAPEEHEKFEPFFTPRKPVSLSNLGDVPLASEFDIAAVVVHVGEVCLSGRQKKQWVFMTDGSWGSSDSEFEGPYSCLLAVNFCGPILNDDSSSLISHNLSGTVVGFFNLVKRARDQMNHLWVAEASENSSYSVYSSLSTTSHLYKTGECAQKWAKISCSTIQKLRERVLCIIQGH from the exons ATGGCGGATCTGTTCCTCAAAG TTTCCGCGGAGCTTCGGGAAGGAGGTGGTGGAGGTTGCGCTAATGGCGCTCCGATATTCCGTACGGCTTCGGGGAAATCCGTTTCGGTGAGGCAGAGCTCAATCAGGAAGGCAGAGTCGGTTCTTGGAGAAACAGGGATTCCAGATAGAG gtgcTCTAATGGATCAAAATTCTAGTGTTTGTGATGGGGGGTTTCCGAAGTTCTGCACTGGATCGGGAAAGTCAGTTACAGTGAGACAATCTTCTATCAGAAAAGCTGCTGTGGTTCTTGAAG GAGCTCCAATGGTTCAAAATTCTGATGTTTGTGATGCGGGTTTTCCAATGTTCCGCACTGGATTGGGGAAGTCAGTTACAGTGAGACAATCTTCCATTAGAAAGGCAGCTGCAGTTCTTGAAGGCGAGAATTTGGACATAG ATGAAATTCTCAAGCCCTCAGAGTGTGGTTACAACAACAATTCTGCACCTATCTTCCAAAATGGATTGGGAAAGTCAATTCTATTAAAGCAATCATCAATTAAGAAGGCAATGTCTGTACTTAAGAACGTGGGAAGTTTTGAGACAG ATTTAGGTCTTGAGAACAGGATAAATGATAGCTGCAGCTTCTCCAATTCTCTATTTCAGACAGGTTCTGGAAAGACAGTCAATATATCTTCCGTTGGTCTGCTCAGAGCTGCTACTTTGTTAGGTGTTGAGGAAAATCATGCATCCTCCTATGGTTTTGCGAGTGACATGATTAGCTTCAATTCTGGGGAGCCTAAATCTGAAAATGTAGATCCTGAAGTCCTGGTTGATGAAAATCTCAGAGCTAATGCCAATAATG GCCCTGAAGTATGCAAAAAATCTGATTCTGCCAAGCCAACAATAAAGTTCCACACTGCAGGTGGAAGATATATTTCGGTTTCTACTGATGCATTACAACGCGCAAAAAGTCTTCTTGGTGATGCGAATTTTGGGGGTTTACAGGATGATATGGAAGGAAATAAACCATTGAACACATTTCTCAAAGATGACAAAGCCTTTGATAACATTTCTTGGAATAAAGAGAACTTAACTTTTGCATCTTTTTTTCCAAATGCTGAAATTTGCAAAACCAATAGAAGGATGTCTCCTGGTGTGCAACCTTTCTCCAGTCATAAACCCGGggttgttgcatttgatggagtaCATGCCTGTGAGCATGTCACCAAGATGCTTGAAACCAAAAGCATTGATGGGCCTCCTCTACGAAAGCTTGAAAGTATAAGCATCAGGAGAAGTTCCATTTTGGATGATGCTTTTGGAACTATTACAGCTTCCAGAACCAATGGTGAGTCACTGGCTGATATTTCAAATACCACTGGAACAGAACATACTAGTAGAAATTGCCGGACAAGTGAAAGGAAGAGACTTCGAAGAAGAAGCTCTATCTCCCCATTTAAAAGGCCACGTAATTCTAG TTTCACTACTCCTTTGAAGTGCAATTCCTCAGCCCATGCTTCTG GTCCATCTGTGCGATTGCCATCAAAAGATTGTTCTTGCAGAAAAGGAATTTCGACTCGTTATCCAGTTCAATTTAAACGAAAGACtattaaagatttttttggcAGGCCCCCTTTTCATACCAATTTG ACTGGACATTTGCCTGATGAAGTAAAGCACATTAGTGCAGATACAGCAGAGAAATATCGATTTCATGATGCATTTAGTCTTGGTGAGATTGGGCCAAGAGAATTTCATGCCATGTTGCTGCAGTCTGGTGCTTCATCATCACGTCTAACTAAAGA ATGGGTTGCAAATCATTACAAGTGGATAGTTTGGAAACTTGCGAGCCTTGAGAGATGCTATCCAGCTCAAGCTAACGGCAAGTACCTTACAGTTTCCAATGTTTTGGACGAATTGAAATACAG ATATGAGAGAGAAGTCAACTACGGCCATAGATCTGCTATTAAGAAGATTCTAGATGGCGATGCATCTGCTGCTTCTGAGGTTGTTCTGTGCATTTCATCTATCCAGTCTTATTCTGACTCACATAATTGTAAGATGGATGAGATAGCTGAACCGCATGATATTCTAAAGCTTGGTAGTTCAGATGCACCAGAATCCTATCATGCGGCAAAAATCGAACTCAGTGATGGTTG GTATGCATTGGATGCTCAATTAGATACTTCACTAGTGAAGCAACTTATTCATGGAAAGCTGTTTGTTGGTCAGAAGCTTCGG ATTGTGGGGGCTCACTTATGTGGCTGGGTGGCTCCCATTTCCCCCCTTGAG GTACACAGAACTGTTAGTTTAGTGTTAAGTATCAATGGTACATACCGAGCACATTGGGCTGATCATCTGGGATTCT GTAAGGGCATTGGAGCTCCATTAGCGTTTAGTTGCATCAAAAGTGCTGGTGGTAAAGTTCCTAGGACACTGGTTGGAATAACACGTATATATCCTGTTCTTTACAAGGAGAG GCTTCAAGATGGTGGTTCTCTCGTGAGATCAGAAAGGATGGAAAAGGAAGTGCTCCGATTGTATGACCAGCG ACGGTCCAGCATCGTGGAGGATGTTGTATCCAAACATCAGGATTTTATTGTGAACTGTGACGATAGTGAAGAAGGGGCAAAAATCTTCAAGATCCTTCAGACTGCTGCTGAGCCTGAAGTATTGATGGCAGATATGACTTCAGAGCAGCTAAGTTCTTTTACAGAGTATCAGGCAAAGCATGAG GCAAACAGACAGTCTGAAATACATAAGAAGATAGAGAAAGCTTTGGAAGATGCTGGCCTTGGTGCACGGGAGGTTACACCATTTATGAGAGTGCGGGTAGTTGGATTAACGAGTAAAGGTTCATCCAAAAAGGTTCGCCCGAAAGAAGGCTTGGTAACAATCTGGAACCCAACCGAAAAGCAG AAACAAGATCTAGTCGAAGGACAGATATATTGTGTCCGAGGATTGATGccacttcactctgtttctgAAGTCATCTATTTACAAGGCAGAGGGTCTTCCACTCTATGGGAACTCTTAGCTCCTGAAGAGCATGAGAAGTTTGA ACCCTTTTTCACACCTCGTAAACCAGTCTCTTTGTCAAATTTAGGCGACGTGCCTTTAGCAAG TGAGTTTGATATTGCTGCTGTGGTTGTGCATGTTGGCGAGGTTTGTTTATCTGGCCGTCAGAAAAAACAGTGGGTGTTCATGACAGATGGGTCCTGGGGTAGCTCTGACTCAGAGTTTGAGGGACCTTATAGTTGCCTGCTTGCTGTTAACTTTTGCGGCCCCATTTTGAATGATGATTCGTCTTCCTTAATCAGCCATAACTTATCTGGAACGGTG GTTGGCTTCTTTAATCTTGTCAAACGAGCTAGAGACCAAATGAATCATCTTTGGGTAGCAGAAGCCTCAGAAAATTCCAGTTATTCTGTATATAGTAGCCTCTCAACCACTTCTCACCTTTACAAAACTGGAGAGTGCGCTCAGAAATGGGCAAAAATATCTTGCTCG ACAATCCAAAAACTAAGAGAACGGGTTTTATGCATTATCCAGGGTCACTAA